The window AAGCGCGCTCAGGCCATCGTGGACCGCTTCCTGGCGGACCTCGAGGCGGACGAGCAGAAGGCAGGATCGGGCAACTGATGGGAAGCGCCACCAGAGAAGCATTGGCCCGGTCCGTGTCGGCACTCGCCGACCTGGGATCCAAGGCCGATCTGGCGACGGCTGAGGACCTGTTCGCCGCAGGACGGGTCGTCGCCGACTCGGCCCAGCTCCGAGCCGTCCTCAGCGACCCCACGGCCGACCCGGCGGCGAAGGCGACGCTCGTGAAGCGCGTCTTCGTCTCGCTGCCGGCGGACACCGTCGCGCTGCTCGGCGTCATCGTCGCGCAGCGCTGGTCGTCGCACGACGACCTGCTCGCCGCGATCGAGGAGCTCGGGATCCGCGCGATCGCCGCCTCGGCGCCGCGCGACGTCGACATCGTGGCCGAGCTGTTCGCCTTCGGAGGCGCCGTGACCTCCGATGCGCAGCTCGAACTCGCCCTGCGCAGCAAGCTCGCCTCGACGGAGTCGAAGGTCGCCCTGGTCGAGCGCCTGCTCGCCGGGCGCTCCTCGCAGCAGACGACCGCGATCGTGCGCCAGCTCGTCCAGCAGCCCCGCGGCCGCAGCATCCGCGAGTCGCTCCGTGCCGCAGCGCGCGTCGTGGCCTCGCAGGACCGCCTGACGATTGCGACGGTCTACACGGCGGCTCCGCTGCCCGAGGCCCAGACCGAGCGGCTGCGCTCCGCGCTCAGTGCCACCTACGGCGACCTGAAGATCAACCAGGTCGTCGACCCCTCGATCATCGGCGGATTGCGCGTGCAGATCGGTGACGACGTCATCGATGGAAGCATCGCGTCGCGTCTCGCCGAACTCCGGCTTCAGCTGGCGGGCTGACCGCCTCAAGATAGGAATCACAATGGCAGACATCCAGATCAGCCCCGACGAGATCCGCGACGCGCTCAAGGACTTCGTCAACAGCTACGAGCCGACCGGCGCCGAGGCGACCGAGATCGGCCACGTGCTGGACGCCTCCGACGGCATCGCGCACGTCGAGGGCCTCCCCAGCGTCATGGCCAACGAGCTCATCCGCTTCTCGAACGGCGTCCTCGGCCTCGCCCAGAACCTCGACGAGAACGAGGTCGGCGTGGTCGTGCTCGGCGAGTTCGAGGAGATCGTCGAGGGCATGGAGGTGACCCGCACCGGCGAGGTCCTCTCCGTCCCGGTCGGCGACGGCTACCTCGGTCGCGTGGTCGACCCGCTCGGCAACCCGATCGACGGCCTCGGCGAGATCGCCAGCGAGGGCCGCCGCGAGCTCGAGCTCCAGGCGCCCGGCGTCATGCAGCGCAAGTCGGTGCACGAGCCGCTCCAGACCGGCATCAAGGCGATCGACGCCATGATCCCGGTCGGCCGCGGTCAGCGCCAGCTGATCATCGGCGACCGCCAGACCGGCAAGACGGCCATCGCGATCGACACGATCATCAACCAGAAGGCCAACTGGGAGTCGGGCGACGTCAACAAGCAGGTCCGCTGCATCTACGTCGCCATCGGCCAGAAGGGCTCGACCATCGCCTCGGTGAAGGGCGCGCTCGAGGACGCCGGCGCGATGGAGTAC is drawn from Leifsonia shinshuensis and contains these coding sequences:
- a CDS encoding F0F1 ATP synthase subunit delta — encoded protein: MGSATREALARSVSALADLGSKADLATAEDLFAAGRVVADSAQLRAVLSDPTADPAAKATLVKRVFVSLPADTVALLGVIVAQRWSSHDDLLAAIEELGIRAIAASAPRDVDIVAELFAFGGAVTSDAQLELALRSKLASTESKVALVERLLAGRSSQQTTAIVRQLVQQPRGRSIRESLRAAARVVASQDRLTIATVYTAAPLPEAQTERLRSALSATYGDLKINQVVDPSIIGGLRVQIGDDVIDGSIASRLAELRLQLAG